A part of Vibrio sp. B1FLJ16 genomic DNA contains:
- the ftsH gene encoding ATP-dependent zinc metalloprotease FtsH — translation MAKNLILWLVIAVVLMSVFQSFGPGESNGRTVDYTTFVQEVGQGQIQEATFKGEEISFVRRGGGAKMVTYMPVYDQKLLDDLINQNVKVQGTPPEEQSLLGTIFISWFPMILLIGVWIFFMRQMQGGGGKGAMSFGKSKARMMSEEQIKTTFADVAGCDEAKEDVKELVDYLRDPSRFQKLGGKIPTGVLMVGPPGTGKTLLAKAIAGEAKVPFFTISGSDFVEMFVGVGASRVRDMFEQAKKASPCIIFIDEIDAVGRQRGAGVGGGHDEREQTLNQMLVEMDGFEGNEGIIVIAATNRPDVLDPALLRPGRFDRQVVVGLPDVRGREQILKVHMRKVPLAGDVEPSLIARGTPGFSGADLANLVNEAALFAARGNKRNVSMVEFELAKDKIMMGAERRSMVMSEETKESTAYHEAGHAIVGRLVPEHDPVYKVSIIPRGRALGVTMYLPEQDRVSMSRQHLESMISSLYGGRLAEELIYGVDKVSTGASNDIERATDIARKMVTQWGFSEKLGPLLYAEDEGEVFLGRSVTQTKHVSDDTAKLIDDEVRQIIDRNYYRAKQILEDNMDIMHAMKDALMKYETIDARQIDDLMERKEEIREPAGWGDHSSDKPQGGDKPQSAPEEAKEERKADTVTDAEQSTTQELTSAEAPEKKRF, via the coding sequence ATGGCAAAAAATTTAATTCTGTGGCTTGTTATCGCTGTCGTACTGATGTCGGTATTCCAGAGCTTTGGCCCTGGGGAAAGTAATGGCAGAACGGTGGATTACACCACGTTTGTACAGGAAGTTGGCCAAGGCCAAATTCAAGAAGCAACTTTTAAAGGCGAAGAAATTAGCTTTGTTCGTCGTGGCGGCGGTGCCAAAATGGTCACTTACATGCCAGTGTATGATCAAAAGCTTCTGGATGACCTCATTAACCAAAACGTGAAAGTACAAGGTACGCCTCCTGAAGAGCAGAGCTTGCTTGGTACAATCTTCATTTCCTGGTTCCCTATGATCTTACTGATTGGTGTGTGGATTTTCTTCATGCGTCAAATGCAGGGCGGCGGCGGTAAAGGCGCTATGTCCTTCGGTAAGAGTAAAGCTCGTATGATGAGCGAAGAGCAAATCAAGACCACGTTCGCAGATGTTGCGGGCTGTGATGAAGCAAAAGAAGACGTTAAAGAGTTAGTGGATTACTTACGTGATCCGAGCCGTTTCCAGAAGCTGGGTGGTAAGATCCCGACTGGTGTTCTGATGGTAGGTCCTCCGGGTACTGGTAAAACATTGCTTGCTAAAGCAATTGCCGGTGAAGCGAAAGTACCATTTTTTACTATTTCTGGTTCTGATTTCGTAGAAATGTTTGTCGGTGTTGGTGCATCTCGTGTGCGTGACATGTTTGAACAGGCGAAGAAAGCATCACCTTGCATCATCTTTATTGATGAGATTGATGCGGTAGGTCGTCAACGTGGCGCTGGTGTTGGTGGTGGTCACGATGAACGTGAGCAGACACTGAACCAAATGCTAGTTGAAATGGATGGCTTTGAAGGCAACGAAGGCATTATTGTTATTGCAGCAACTAACCGTCCAGACGTTCTAGACCCAGCGCTACTGCGTCCAGGTCGTTTCGACCGTCAGGTTGTTGTTGGTCTGCCTGATGTTCGTGGCCGTGAGCAAATCCTTAAAGTTCACATGCGTAAAGTCCCTCTAGCGGGTGATGTTGAACCATCTCTGATTGCACGTGGTACACCGGGGTTCTCTGGTGCAGACTTAGCTAACCTAGTTAATGAAGCAGCGCTGTTTGCGGCTCGAGGCAACAAACGCAACGTATCTATGGTTGAGTTCGAGCTTGCGAAAGACAAAATCATGATGGGTGCAGAGCGCCGCTCAATGGTTATGTCGGAAGAGACGAAAGAATCAACAGCATACCACGAAGCGGGTCACGCTATTGTTGGCCGCTTGGTTCCTGAGCACGATCCAGTGTACAAGGTGTCAATCATTCCACGTGGCCGCGCACTTGGTGTGACCATGTACCTGCCAGAGCAAGACCGTGTAAGTATGTCTCGCCAGCATTTGGAATCGATGATCTCTAGCCTGTACGGTGGCCGTCTGGCTGAAGAGCTGATATACGGTGTTGATAAAGTATCGACTGGTGCTTCTAATGATATCGAGCGAGCGACAGACATTGCACGTAAGATGGTGACGCAATGGGGCTTCTCTGAGAAGCTTGGTCCTCTGCTGTATGCTGAGGATGAAGGTGAGGTGTTCTTAGGTCGCAGCGTGACTCAGACAAAACACGTGTCTGATGATACCGCAAAACTTATCGACGATGAAGTTCGCCAAATCATTGACCGCAACTACTATCGAGCGAAACAGATTCTGGAAGATAACATGGATATCATGCACGCGATGAAAGATGCGCTGATGAAGTATGAGACCATTGATGCTCGCCAAATCGATGACTTGATGGAGCGTAAAGAGGAAATTCGTGAGCCTGCTGGTTGGGGAGATCACTCTTCTGACAAACCACAGGGTGGTGATAAGCCTCAATCTGCACCAGAAGAAGCTAAAGAAGAAAGAAAGGCCGATACTGTAACAGATGCAGAGCAGTCAACGACTCAAGAACTGACTTCAGCCGAAGCTCCAGAAAAAAAAAGATTCTGA
- the folP gene encoding dihydropteroate synthase codes for MIIKANNKSLDLSRPHVMAILNVTPDSFSDGGKYHSIDLAMAQVEKMIAAGVSIIDVGGESTRPGAPEVSLEEELKRVIPVVQAIREKYDVWISVDTSKAEVMRQSVAAGADLINDIRSLTEPSALEVAAEANVPVCIMHMKGQPKTMQQNPQYNDLLQEVEEFLIERISACELAGIARENIILDPGFGFGKTVEHNYHMLANLEKFHKYGLPVLAGLSRKSMIFRVLDKPAAECTNASVVCATVAAMKGAQIIRVHDFEETLEAMKLVEMTLNNI; via the coding sequence ATGATTATTAAAGCAAACAACAAGTCCTTAGACCTTTCTCGTCCGCACGTAATGGCGATTCTTAATGTTACACCTGACTCTTTTTCTGATGGTGGTAAATATCACTCTATTGACCTTGCAATGGCGCAGGTGGAGAAAATGATTGCAGCAGGGGTCAGCATTATCGATGTAGGAGGGGAGTCCACCAGACCAGGTGCACCTGAAGTTTCTTTAGAAGAAGAATTGAAACGTGTTATTCCAGTTGTTCAGGCTATACGTGAAAAATACGATGTCTGGATTTCGGTAGACACCAGTAAAGCTGAAGTGATGCGACAATCGGTGGCCGCTGGGGCTGACTTAATCAATGACATTCGTTCGCTGACTGAGCCGAGCGCGCTGGAAGTCGCTGCAGAAGCTAATGTACCAGTCTGCATAATGCATATGAAAGGTCAGCCAAAGACGATGCAGCAAAATCCGCAGTATAATGATTTGCTGCAGGAGGTCGAAGAGTTCCTCATTGAGCGTATCTCTGCCTGTGAATTAGCTGGTATTGCGCGAGAAAATATCATTCTTGATCCCGGTTTTGGCTTTGGCAAAACGGTAGAACATAACTATCATATGCTGGCTAATCTGGAGAAGTTTCATAAGTATGGCTTACCCGTTTTGGCTGGCCTGTCTCGTAAGTCAATGATTTTCAGAGTACTGGATAAACCGGCAGCTGAATGTACAAATGCGAGCGTGGTTTGCGCTACCGTTGCGGCGATGAAAGGCGCACAAATTATTCGAGTACATGACTTTGAAGAAACGCTTGAAGCGATGAAGCTCGTTGAGATGACACTGAACAATATCTAA
- the rlmE gene encoding 23S rRNA (uridine(2552)-2'-O)-methyltransferase RlmE: MSKQKHSASSGRWLKEHFDDKYANEARKKGYRSRAYFKIDEIQAKDKLLKPGMTVVDLGAAPGGWSQYAAKIVGDTGQIIACDLLPMDPIAGVSFLQGDFRDDAVLEALLDRIQPSMVDVVMSDMAPNIAGNNSVDQPRAMYLVELALDMCRQVLAPNGSFVVKVFQGEGFDQYVKEVRDMFKVVKVRKPDSSRARSREVFIVATGYKG; the protein is encoded by the coding sequence ATGAGTAAACAAAAACATTCGGCTAGTTCTGGTCGCTGGTTGAAAGAACACTTTGATGATAAATACGCGAATGAGGCCCGTAAAAAAGGCTACCGTTCACGCGCTTATTTCAAGATCGATGAGATCCAAGCAAAAGATAAGTTGTTAAAACCAGGTATGACTGTAGTCGATTTAGGAGCAGCTCCAGGTGGTTGGTCTCAATATGCTGCTAAAATAGTAGGTGATACAGGGCAAATTATCGCTTGTGATTTGTTACCGATGGATCCAATCGCTGGTGTAAGCTTTTTACAAGGCGACTTTCGTGACGATGCGGTACTGGAAGCGTTGTTAGACAGAATCCAGCCATCAATGGTGGATGTGGTCATGTCCGATATGGCTCCTAACATTGCGGGAAATAACTCTGTAGATCAGCCTAGGGCTATGTATTTAGTTGAATTAGCTTTAGATATGTGTCGACAAGTTCTAGCGCCTAATGGTAGCTTTGTTGTAAAAGTTTTCCAGGGTGAAGGCTTCGATCAATATGTGAAAGAAGTCCGAGACATGTTTAAAGTCGTAAAAGTCAGAAAACCAGACTCATCGCGAGCTCGCTCTAGAGAAGTCTTTATTGTAGCCACTGGTTACAAAGGTTAA